One region of Glycine max cultivar Williams 82 chromosome 9, Glycine_max_v4.0, whole genome shotgun sequence genomic DNA includes:
- the LOC102664282 gene encoding uncharacterized protein gives MTEEDPKHKLLKKLKTSILFRLRALNPSSSINSTHSSIIEDRLQHVLKGFHTPTHPPYALMIKRAIMELMEDSGSTEEAISEFIKKEYEDLPWAHEKVLDVHLRRLCLDGDLVCTEGGRYVLVDHDDNVKETECNLSHRRKRNGGVNVTENDSSSQSKST, from the exons ATGACAGAAGAAGATCCTAAACACAAGTTACTGAAGAAGCTGAAGACCTCTATATTGTTTCGGCTTAGGGCACTAAACCCTTCAAGCTCCATCAACTCAACACATTCCTCCATTATTGAAGATCGTCTCCAACATGTTCTCAAAGGCTTTCACACCCCAACTCACCCCCCTTATGCCTTG ATGATAAAGAGAGCAATAATGGAGTTGATGGAGGACAGTGGATCGACTGAGGAAGCAATCTCTGAGTTCATAAAAAAGGAATATGAAGATTTGCCTTGGGCCCACGAGAAGGTTCTTGATGTTCATTTGAGGAGACTTTGCCTCGATGGGGATCTTGTGTGTACTGAGGGTGGAAGATATGTGCTTGTTGATCATGATGATAATGTGAAGGAGACAGAATGTAACCTTAGCCATAGGAGAAAGAGAAACGGTGGAGTAAATGTGACTGAGAATGACTCAAGCTCTCAGTCCAAAAGTACTTGA